The sequence below is a genomic window from Deltaproteobacteria bacterium GWC2_55_46.
CTGAGATAACCTCGCTTATGACAGAGGCTGCGCGGAAGGGCAAAAAGGTGGTGAGGCTCCAGACCGGCGACCCGTCCCTTTACGGGGCCTTGAGGGAGCAGGCCGAGGCCCTTGAGAAAGAGGAGATACCTTACGTCGTAGTCCCCGGCGTTTCTTCCGCCTTCGCCTCGGCCGCCGCCCTGAAAAGAGAGCTTACGCTGCCGGGTGTTACGCAGACGGTCATCTTCACAAGGATGGAGGGGAGGACCCCGGTGCCGGACAAGGAGCGCCTGAGGGCGCTTTCTTCCCACGGCTCTACCATCTGCGTATTCCTCAGCATCTCCATGATCGAAGATGTAGTCAGAGAGCTTTTGGCCGGCTATACGCCTGAAACGCCGGTGGCCGTCGTCTACCGGGCCTCATGGGAGGACGAGCTGGTGATAAAGGGGACGCTCGCCGATATCGCCGGGAAGGTCAACGAGGCCGGGGTTACAAGGCAGGCCATGATCATAGTCGGCAATGCCATAGGCGACGGGCCTGTTGAGCGTTCCAGGCTCTATGACCCCGGCTTCAGCCACGGTTTCAGGAAGTGAAGGCGATGCTCCGGGCATGGGCCCCTGTCGTCCTTTATGCCTCGCTCGTCCTCATACTATCGCTTATGCCGGCGCAAGGCGGCCCAGCGGGCTACGAGGATAAGTTTTACCATGGGACCGCCTATCTGGTAATGGCCTGCGTCTTTTTGAGGGCGCTCTATATGACAAGGCCCGTTGGGGCGTTCGCGGCTGCCGTGGCGGCGGTCCTCTTCGCAAGTTCCTTCGGGGCGATGGTCGAGCTCCTCCAGAGCCTTACCGCGACCCGTACGGCTGAAGTACTGGACGCGCTGGCAAACGGCGCCGGGGCGGCGGTCGGGTCTCTTATCTATCTTTCAATAAGGTCCAGAAAGGGATAAACCGATGCTCCTTGGCGAGATCACGATGAAGGATTTCGGCAGGCTCGTAAAAAAGGCCGTGCTCGTGGTGCCTTTCGGCACGGTCGAGGCCCACGGAGAGCATCTGCCGCTCAATACCGATACGCTTATAATACGAGAGGCCGTAAAGAAGGCCGTTGAGGGGAGAGAGGACGCCATCATGGCCCCTCCGGTCCAATACGGCGTATGCACCTCTACCGCCCAACACCCCGGGACCATAGGTATTACGCCCGCGTCTTTGAGGGCCATCGCAACCGACATAGTTCGTAGCTCCTATGCGCATGGGTTCAGGAAGGTCATCCTCGTCTCAGGCCACGGAGGCTCTTTGCACGTCTCGGCGTTAAGAGAGGTAGCCGAGTCGCTTGTGGCCGAGCTCGATGGGCTCGCCATGGCCGCCTTTTCAATCTATGAAGTGCTCGGAAAAGAGGCCTATGAGCTCGCCGAGACCAAAAACGACTCTCACGCCGGTGAGATGGAGACCTCTTTGATGCTTCACCTCGCGCCGGGGCTCGTGACCGGAAGAGGGAAGGAGGAGTACCCGGCCTTTCCCAGGCCGCTTGTAGTCAGGGACAAGTTGAAATATTGGCCGGGCGCCGTCTGGGGCGACCCCGGAAAGGCTACGAAGGAGAAGGGCGAGAA
It includes:
- a CDS encoding precorrin-4 C(11)-methyltransferase, with the protein product MADQKRKPSTVYFIGTGPGDPELITVKGMKLLKEADLVIYAGSLVRERVLEYCERSPEIFNSASMSLPEITSLMTEAARKGKKVVRLQTGDPSLYGALREQAEALEKEEIPYVVVPGVSSAFASAAALKRELTLPGVTQTVIFTRMEGRTPVPDKERLRALSSHGSTICVFLSISMIEDVVRELLAGYTPETPVAVVYRASWEDELVIKGTLADIAGKVNEAGVTRQAMIIVGNAIGDGPVERSRLYDPGFSHGFRK